DNA sequence from the Cellulophaga sp. HaHaR_3_176 genome:
AAACCAGCCACAAGATGAGATTTCTTTAAAGGGCCGTAGGAGATGACTACGTTGATAGGTCATAGGTAGAAGGGCAGTAATGTCTGTAGCCGAGTGATACTAATAGCCCATAGGCTTGCACGCTCTCCCTGTTTGAGTTCGCTTAGACAGGGAGAAGAAACCCTTTTTACTTACAAACTACTATTATAGTTTACTTTTAATTACTTTTTAAAATCTTGTGAGTGTCTTTAGGCACCATTTTGTCCCTTTAATATGTTAACAATATTGTTGTTAGTCTACTTATAATAATAAATATACGCAACTGAAAGTTTAAGGTGGCCATGGCGATGGGGTCCACCCCTTACCATTCCGAACAGGGAAGTTAAGCCCATCAGCGCCGATGGTACTGCTATACCAAGTGGGAGAGTAGGTCGTCGCCTTTTTTAATCAAGTCCTTCATAGAAATATGAAGGACTTTTTTTGTTTATAGAAGTTTGTATTAAGATATATCTAAAGATGTACAAGCTTGGATTGTACGTGGTTATCATGACAAAATATAACTGTAGTACACTATAACTATTGACAACAAGCTACTCTTTAATAAGTTTATACTTTATGTGTAGATAAAGAACCTTCTAAGAAAAATACAAATACGGCACTTGGTTTATACTTAAAAATACATTTGCTTATTGTAGATCATACTATAACATTTATATAATCAAAATTGTAAATTTGAAGAATGAAACAAGCTTTGGTTTATAAACACGAAGAAAAATTAAATGCTATTTCTCATGCATTAGGTGTTGCTCTAGGTATTATTGGTTTATTTTTCTTATTACATAAAAACCAAAATAAGACTAGCTATGCTTTATTTTCAATTTTAGTGTATACATTTTCAATTGTGTTATTATACTCAGCTTCAACTTTATATCATTCAGTAATAGAACCTAGAATTAAATCGCGATTTAGGATTTTAGATCATATCAGCATTTATTTTTTAATTGCTGGTACTTATACACCAGTAGCTTTAATAACTTTAATTAATGGAAATGGTTGGTTTATTTTTGGGGTGGTATGGATTATTGTTTTATTAGGAACTGTATTAAAGCTT
Encoded proteins:
- a CDS encoding hemolysin III family protein: MKQALVYKHEEKLNAISHALGVALGIIGLFFLLHKNQNKTSYALFSILVYTFSIVLLYSASTLYHSVIEPRIKSRFRILDHISIYFLIAGTYTPVALITLINGNGWFIFGVVWIIVLLGTVLKLFFTGKFEVFSLVLYLTMGWLIIFDYTSLIEKSTGFGINLLMLGGLFYTVGIIFYSVRKIPYNHFIWHLFVLGGSISHWCFIYVDVV